The DNA region TCCACTTCACCTTCGATTTCAACTCCTTCTATGTGTCTTTTATTGATAATTCCACCCACAAGACCCATTTGAATCAAATCCATGCCCACTTACTGGCCTCTGGATTGCGGGATTGTGGGTTTTTGATTACTAAGTTGATCAATGTGAGCTGTAATCTTGGAGAAACTCGTTATGCGCGTAAGATGTTTGATGAATTTCCTGACCCAGATGTGTTTTTGTGGAATGCGATTATTAGGGGTTATTCGATGCACAATATGTTTGGTGATGTGATTGAAATGTATTCAAGGATGCAAATGGCGGGGGTGAGTCCGGATTGCTTTACTTTTCCATATGTGCTAAAAGCTTGCAGTGGCTTGCTCTCTCTTGAAATGGGCTGGCGGGTACATGGACAGATATTTAGACATGGGTTTGAATCGGATGTGTTTGTGCAGAATTCACTTGTTGCAATGTATGCAAAATGTAGTCAGATTAGGCATGCTAGGATGGTGTTTGATGGTTTATATGATAGGACGATTGTCACGTGGACTTCCATCATTTCTGGGTATGCGCAAAATGGCGAACCTATAGAAGCATTGAGAATATTTAGTCAGATGAGACAGAGTAATGTGAAACCAGATTGGATAGCTCTTGTAAGTGTTCTTAGGGCTTATACTGATGTTGAGGATTTGGAACAAGGAAAATCTGTTCATGGTTGTGTCATTAAGATGGGTCTTGAATATGAACTAGACTTGCTCATTTCACTCACTGCCATGTATGCAAAATGTGGGCAAGTGACAGTTGCGAGATCTTTCTTTAATCAGATGAAGCTACCAAATTTGATTCTGTGGAATGCTATGATTTCAGGTTATGCAAAGAATGGTTATGCTGAGGAAGCTGTAGGGCTATTTCGTGAGATGATTGGTAAGAACATAAGGGTAGATTCTATAACTGTGAGGTCTGCCATCTTAGCTTGTGCCCAAGTGGGGTCCCTTGAATTAGCGAGATGGATGGATGATTATATCATGAGGAGTGAGTATAGAGATGATGTTTTTGTTAATACAGCCCTTATTGATATGTATGCAAAATGTGGGAGTCTAGATTTTGCTCGCATCATTTTTGATAGAACACTACAAAAGGATGTAGTTGTGTGGAGTGCCATGATTGTGGGCTACGGATTGCATGGTCGGGGCCGAGAGGCCATTGATCTTTACCATGCAATGAAGCAAGCTGGTGTATGCCCTAATGCTGTCACCTTTGTTGGGCTGCTCATGGCATGCAATCATTCTGGCCTTGTAGAAGAGGGATGGGAACTTTTCCACCGTATGAAAGATTATGATATAGAGCCCCGCCACCAGCATTATGCTTGTGTGGTTGATCTTCTTGGACGTGCAGGCTGTTTGAGTCAAGCTTATGATTTTATTATGAACATGCCAATTGAACCAGGTGTTAGCGTATGGGGAGCACTTCTTAGTGCATGCAAGATCTATCGCCATGTGACTTTGGGAGAATATGCTGCAGAGCAGCTTTTCTCATTAGACCCATATAATACAGGGCATTATGTGCAGCTTTCTAATCTGTATGCTTCAGTCCGTTTATGGGATTGTGTGGCAAAGGTACGTGTATTGATGAAGGAGAAAGGACTTTGTAAGGACCTTGGGTATAGTTTGATTGAGGTCAATGGAAAGCTTCAGGCATTTCGTGTGGGAGACAAATCACATCCAAGGTATAAGGAAATTTCTGTGGAGCTTGAGAGACTGGAGAAGAGGTTGAAGGAGGCAGGATTTGTCCCACATACAGAATCAGTTTTTCATGACTTGAATTATGAAGAGACAGAGGAGATTCTCTGTAATCATAGTGAAAGGTTAGCAATTGCTTATGGGCTTATTAGTACTCCTCCTGGAACTACCCTTAGAATAATAAAGAATCTTCGGGCATGTGTAAATTGTCATTCAGCCACCAAGTTTATTTCAAAGCTTGTTAACAGGGAGATAGTTGTTCGGGATGCAAATCGATTCCATCATTTCAAGGATGGAGTATGTTCCTGTGGGGACTATTGGTGAGAGCCTGAGAGGGAAGGCTGATTCTTCACATTACAGTAAGTTTCCTTTGTTTCAGTTCTGCTTCATGTGTATCAAAGAGGCAAATCAATGTTCCACTACTGCACCTCAAATTTTTGTGGGTTGGAAAGTAACATTTTTGGTCTGCGATAATTTGTGGGGCATTTTTTTGCATTGCTTGCATATAGAAAGGTGCTAACCCCCCAAAGAAAATCTGCCTGGTTGTGGGGAGGGGTTGCAACTTGCAGCAGCTGCAGAAAAGGTTGCTGTTCAATTGGGTCAAGAGGCAGAAAAACTGTGCAGCTCACAACTGCTGAAAATGGCTCTGCTTAGTGGCTTTGTAGGGGCTCTCTACATGAGAAATCTCTCTTTGCGATAGAATTTCAGGTATGCAATTCATGTCATTGAGATCCATGTTTCTTTATTATGTTTATTTGATGGATAAGTTGGTATCGGATATTATGTGGATGTGAACCTAGAGAAACTGGTTTAGATTACTGTTAAGTAATGTAGGATGTGAAAATATGTTCTTTGAAGTTAGAGAGCTTATCTCAAGCACTTTAAATGCAGCAATGGGTCGCTTGGGATTTTTGCAACATGTCTTTTTCATATAGTATAGAATCATTTGGAAAGGGGGGGCGAGGAGTATCTTCTCATGGATGCCAAGTCTCTGGTTGTAGCAAATATTGTTATTCCATACTTTTATTAGAATAATTTGCAACAATGGTCATGTCTAGCTTTTTTGTAAAATCATTGGTAAGGTAAGTTTCACCTTTTGTGCCACATGTTTGGTGAGTTTTCTTACTTGATTTGTGTTGGAGTTTGCACCAAATGTCTAGTGTAAGATGAGTTCAAGGCTTATATTCTTGAGCCTAGTTTACTTGACTGTGTCGGCATCTGTCAAAGAGAATCCCTCAGGcatgtttgtaaaaaaattcttggGCCTAAAGCATCCCACTTTTGATATGGTGGTTCATTTAGAATTTCAGTTCATCCAAAATGGAATATTGCAAATCACtagatatttttgttataaagttaggATAGGCTTATTTTGTCCTCACTGCTTGAGCAGGGCTTCTCCTATCaacttttgcttttgctttgtGGCATAGTTTAGATCAATAGTCTTTGCTGTTGACTTTTCAACTCTTTGAAGGCATTGCAATGTTTGCTTGGAGTTTATGCTTCTGTTTTGATGGAGAACCATGGTAGCAACCGTTGACGACATATAAAAGGCGTCTTTCTGATTTTTAGGGATGGGCTATGCTAATAGTGCAAGGGGTCTTATTTTGGTTATATTTGAGTTTAGTTATGTATTTGAGCTTAGTAGTAAAGCCCAAGAAGTTAAAGTCCGAGTCTTATTAAAAGTTTCAGTAAGTCCTATTTCCATAGGAATAGGTATTAGTCTTCTATTTTAAGGAATGTAATGCTTTCTATTTTAAGAAGAATAAGATTTCTGAATTTCAGAGGCTATGAAGCTTTGTTGAGGTTTGCGTGATGCAACCTTCCCCTTAGAGATGTGATGCCAAAGAAATCCTAGATGTGGACTGACGCTTAGGAAGTCTATTTATAATGcctagaaatttttattttttgttcataaattCACAGAACTTAAACCCTTGCAAA from Castanea sativa cultivar Marrone di Chiusa Pesio chromosome 6, ASM4071231v1 includes:
- the LOC142638709 gene encoding pentatricopeptide repeat-containing protein At3g12770 — protein: MAMIMNKCKSVTLTRKLSHPCCFSLDLFSLTANIRLLYPSKPKSFEFPALLLTFLNYYSVSPFQLNNANVHFTFDFNSFYVSFIDNSTHKTHLNQIHAHLLASGLRDCGFLITKLINVSCNLGETRYARKMFDEFPDPDVFLWNAIIRGYSMHNMFGDVIEMYSRMQMAGVSPDCFTFPYVLKACSGLLSLEMGWRVHGQIFRHGFESDVFVQNSLVAMYAKCSQIRHARMVFDGLYDRTIVTWTSIISGYAQNGEPIEALRIFSQMRQSNVKPDWIALVSVLRAYTDVEDLEQGKSVHGCVIKMGLEYELDLLISLTAMYAKCGQVTVARSFFNQMKLPNLILWNAMISGYAKNGYAEEAVGLFREMIGKNIRVDSITVRSAILACAQVGSLELARWMDDYIMRSEYRDDVFVNTALIDMYAKCGSLDFARIIFDRTLQKDVVVWSAMIVGYGLHGRGREAIDLYHAMKQAGVCPNAVTFVGLLMACNHSGLVEEGWELFHRMKDYDIEPRHQHYACVVDLLGRAGCLSQAYDFIMNMPIEPGVSVWGALLSACKIYRHVTLGEYAAEQLFSLDPYNTGHYVQLSNLYASVRLWDCVAKVRVLMKEKGLCKDLGYSLIEVNGKLQAFRVGDKSHPRYKEISVELERLEKRLKEAGFVPHTESVFHDLNYEETEEILCNHSERLAIAYGLISTPPGTTLRIIKNLRACVNCHSATKFISKLVNREIVVRDANRFHHFKDGVCSCGDYW